The Endomicrobiales bacterium genome contains the following window.
CTTGCTCAATTTGCTCAACCGTTGTACCCGACACAGCAACTTCAATACGCACTGGAGTACGCATATAAGAAGTTGCTATTTTTACAATATTTTCAGGCATAGTGGCAGAAAAAAGCATTGTCTGCTTCTCTTTTGCCACAAAATGCAGTATTTGTTTTATTTGCGGTTCAAAACCCATGTCAAGCATTCTGTCGCCTTCATCTAAAACAACAATATTAAACTGATCTAACTTCACCGAGCGATGCTGCAGATGGTCATAAAGACGGCCTGGCGTTGCAATTATAACATGTGGTTTCTTTGAAATTTCCTGTTTCTGCGTATACATTGACGCTCCACCAATTATAACAGCTGCCCTAAGACCCAAAAATCTTCCAATTGGGCGCAACGCCTCTTCAACCTGAATAGCGAGCTCTCTAGTTGGAACAACCACAAGTCCGCGGCAACCCTTCTCTACAATTTTTTGCAACATTGGTATTCCAAAAGCCAATGTTTTACCAGTTCCTGTTTGGGCTATACCCATAAGGTCATGACCTTGAGTGGCTACAGGTATTGCCTTAAGCTGAATTGGGGTTGGTACAGTAAATTTAAGTTTACCTAAAATTTCAAGAATTTTTGGTGAAATTCCAAGCCCCGCAAAACTGCGTTGTTCTTTATTGATGATTGTATTTGGCATATTTATAACTCCCCTAATGTTTAAAAGTGCAACGCAACGATACACTTTTGCTTATTTATAGCATATTTGGAATTGTATGGGAAATTTGAGATAAAATCGCAGGCAAGCTAAGAAACTACCATAGACAATCTTTTCGGCGAGTTTTTAGCAACTGACAAGATTTGAAAATAAAATCTGAAAATAGAAAATTGAAAGTTGACTGAATCAAAAATCTTTTCTTGTCTACTTTCGACTCTTGATTTTCGATTCTCTGTTTTTTGCAAAGCAAAAACGGAGAGGGAGGGATTTGAACCCTCGGTACGAGTTTACACCCGTACACCGGTTTAGCAAACCAGCGCACTAAGCCACTATGCGACCTCTCCACCTACGCCAAGGCTTCGGTGGACACGGTCCACCTTTCCATGGCACTATATTCATATCAAAACACTAATTTAATTTCTTTATTGCCTTAACTTGCCTATTAAAATTACAGGGCGCATTTTATCATTATTTAGTTTTTCTGGCAAATTTGCTTGCAGTTTCTATATATTGCTTATTTTAAAACTCAGGCCACGCAAGATACTAAACTAAAAAGTTTACTGTTTGATAGCTTTTATTGCCTGCTCAATTGTGTCAACAGGAATTACTTTTAACTTTCCGCTATAAGAAAGGTTTTTCATATTGCTTTGTGGTATTATAGCGCGTAAAAAACCAAGCTTTTCTGCCTCAATAAGGCGCGCAGGAATATGCCCGACAGAACGCACTTCGCCGCCAAGACCAACCTCACCAATTAGCACACTCGTTGCATCGGGTATAAAACCGTTATACGCAGAAGCAATAGAACAGGCAATACCTAAGTCGGCGCCTGTTTCTTTTATTTTTATACCGCCTGCCACATTTACAAAAACATCGCTGGCTTCAAGGCGCAGGCCGGCGCGTTTTTCAAGTACCGCTATAATTAGTGTAAGGCGGTTTGCGTCATAACCGGTTACCATTCTTTTTGGAAAGCCAAAATTACTGCGAGCCACAAGTGCTTGAATTTCCAGCATCAGAGGCCTTGTTCCTTCCATAGTCGGCACTACAACATTACCTGGCACTTGGCTATGGCGTTCGCCCAAAAACATTAACGATGGGTTTTTAACTTCCATAAGCCCGTTGCCTGTCATTTCAAACACGCCTATCTCGCTTGTCGGGCCAAAGCGGTTTTTATATGAACGCAAAATTCTATAAATTTGTTGGCGTTCGGTTTCAAAGTAAAGCACGGTATCTACTATATGCTCAAGCACCCTTGGGCCTGCCAAGTCACCCTCTTTTGTTACATGCCCTAAAAGAAAAAAAGTTATATTTTTTGACTTTGCCGCACGCAAAAACTCGGCGGTGCACTCGCGAATTTGGCCCACAGAACCAGGGGCGCCTGTCATATCATTTCTGAAAGTTGTTTGAATTGAGTCAATTACAACAATTTCGGGCAGGTTTTTTTTAAGTGCATCAATTATATTTTCTAAGTTTGTTTCAGAAACAAGCAATAAGTTTGACGATTTTATACCAAGGCGATCGGCACGGTTTTTTACCTGTGCAAGCGACTCTTCGCCGGAAACATAAAGCACTTTTGCACTTTTTGACAGTGCACCGCATGCCTGCAACATAAGTGTTGACTTGCCAATACCCGGAGGCCCGCCAAGTAAAATGAGTGAGCCCTTAACCACACCGCCGCCAAGAATTCTGTCAAACTCAGCTATATCACTTGGCGTGCGTATAAAATTTTCGGACGACACTTTATCTAATGCTACAACTTTTGACGAAAAATCTGTAAGCGCGCCACGGCGGCCGACAGATGCAAGTGGAGGCACTTCTTTTTCTTCAACGAATGTGTTCCACTCACCACAATCACTACATTTGCCAAGCCACTTTGATGAGGCGTAACCGCAACTTTGACAGCGAAAAATTGTTTTTATTTTTGAAGTTTTCATTGTTTGTTTTTCCTAAACAATTGTTTTAACTACAATACGATTAAAACATGGATATTAATTTTTTGAATATAAATTGTTTCCTATGTGTCATACCGAACAAAAGTGAGGTATCTTATTGTTTCATTTTTTGAGTTTAACTTTAAATTAAGATCTCTCCTCTCTACGATTGTCGAGATGACACAAATGGAAGATGATTGCATATATGTAAGATAATATTTACACGAACAGCCGTGAACTATTTTAAATAGCGAATTGTATTTACATTTTCAAGCGTTACTAAACCGTCCTGCAACACTCCATCTAAAACTTGTAAGAAACTATTTATTTTTTCTTCACTATCTATTATTTCAATTATTATTGGCAGGTTTTCAGATAGTTCAAGCAGTTTTGCCGTGTGTATATGGCTTTTTACCCCAAAACCAATAAAACCTTTTATCGCGCTTGCCCCTGTCATACCATGTTTTTTCGCAAGCAGAATAATTTCTTCGTACAGAGGTTTGGAGTTATGCTTATCTTTTTCACTTATAAAAATTCTTAAAAGCTTCTCTGTGCTTTGTGTTTTCATAATTTTCCTTGTATTTTAAATTTTATGAATATGATGCTTTTAATTAAATTACTTCGCCCAGCAACACACCCAAGCGGAATAAAATAAACCCGGCAATAACGCTTACGAGCACATTTACAAACGCACGCATAACTTCCCCGTCGCGTATCAAACCGTTTGTTTCAAAAATAAATGTGGAAAATGTTGTAAATGCGCCGCAGAAGCCAATCATTAGAAATGTGCGAACACCTGAACCCAAAACAAATTTCTGTTCGGCAATTGTGGAAAGAAAACCGATTATAAAACAACCAAGAAGGTTTACAACTATTGTACCGTAAGGGAATGATGTGCCAAAACCTTTATAAACAACTCCGGCAAGCGTATACCTCGCAAGTGTGCCAATCGCGCCACCAATAATTAGTTCTATAAAAGTTACCATAGCGGGATTTTACATCAATTAGATAACACACGCAACCACACCTAAGTAAATATATATTTTTACTAATATTATTCGAAACCCCCTTTGGCTGACAATGAACGAGCGTTTTTTTGGAGCTTTCGGTGAGGACTGTCTGAGCCCACCACAAAGTGGCGAGGCGAGTTCCGCAGCCACCAAAAAAATACGAGTGAATAGCCACCGGGGGTGCATTTCTTTTGGTTACTTTTCTTTGGGCATACAAAGAAAAGTGATACAGGGGTGTCAGCCCGAGGCTAGACCTCACCAAGGGTGGGCAGGGGCAGAATAGCCCCGCAATTTAAAACCATATAAGTAATTATTTATCTTAACAGGTAAGTTATTCGTATCTTAAAGCGTCTATCGGGCTTAATGCCGCCGCCTTTTTGGCAGGCCATGTTCCAAAAACAACACCAACTACCGCGGAGAAAATAAACGCTAACACTATTGAACTTAGCGATACTTTTGTTGTCCAGCCGGCAAAAACAGATAGGGCTTTGGCAATACCAGAGCCAAGTAAAATTCCTATTACTCCGCCTATTATACAAACCACAACAGCCTCCAGCATAAACTGCAGCAATATGTCGCGCTCGTTTGCTCCTATGGCTTTTCTTAAACCAATTTCTTTTGTGCGTTCGGTAACAGAAACGAGCATTATGTTCATTATGCCAATGCCGCCAACAAGCAAGCTGACAAATGCCACAGAACCAAGGAGCGTTGAAAAAATATTCATTGTGGCATTAACTGTTTTTTGTATATCTGCCATATTTCTTATATCAAAAGCATCTTCCCCATTTGTTGGCAAGCGGTGAAGGCGCACAAGCAACGCGCTTATCTGGGTGCTTGCCTCATCCATTTCTTCTTGCGAAGAAATCTGCGCTTCTATGCTGTCAATATTTTCAGTACCAAAAAGCCGCTTCATTGATGTGTTTACCGGCACTACTATTTTATCATCTTCATCGCGAAAACCACTTGAGCCCTTTGTGGGCAAAATACCTATTACCTGAAAATCGGTGCGGTTTATTTTTATAAACTCACCAATTGGGTTTTCGCCATTAAAAAGGGCTTTTGCGACAGTTTGCCCTAAAATTGCCACGCGTGCCCTTTGAGTATTTTCAATTTCGCTAAAAAATCTGCCGCTTGATGGCGAAGCGCTTTTAACACTCTCGTAATCGGGGGTTACGCCTTCAACCCTTGTGTTTGCATTTTTACTTCCATAAACTGCCTGAACCCTGCCATTAGCATAAGGAACAATCTTGCTAACTGAAGGTATTGAACTTTTTATGGCAATTGCATCTTCAACCGTAAGCCGTGTAGATGCACCTGCCTCATAATTTACGCCTCCCCTGCTGTGCGATGCAGAATGAATCATAAGAAGGTTTGAGCCAAGGCTCATCATCTGTTTTTTTGTCGCCTCTTTGGCTCCGGTGCCAAGCGCAAGCATTGCAATTAACCCAGTAACACCTATTAAAATGCCAAGCATAGATAACATAGTGCGGGTTTTATTTGAATAAAGTGCCCGAGTGGCTTGTGTAAAATACTCTTTTACCCGGTATGTTTTAAGAAGTTTGTGCTTTTGAGTATTTTTTGAGTCAGTTGGTGTTATTGTTTTATATTCGGTATCTGCGACTGTATCTGGCTTTGTATCTGAAATTATTAAACCGTCTTGAAGGCGAATAACTCGTGTGGCGGCGGCGGCAAGGTCAGGTTCATGCGTTACCATTACAATAGTTATACCGGATTTATTTAACTCTTTTAAGATGTTTATTATTTCAGAAGCCGACTTTGTGTCAAGGTTACCAGTTGGCTCATCGGCGAGTATTAACTCCGGGTTATTTACAAGCGCCCTTGCTATTGCCACCCTTTGCTGTTGTCCACCTGACATTTCTTTTGGCTTATGCCACAATCTTGAGCCAAGCCCCACTTTTTCTAAAAGCTTTTTGGCAACACTATCGTCTTTTTTTTCGCCGTCAGAATAAATTAATGGCAACATAACATTTTCAACAGCGCTTAGGCGAGCTAAAAGATTGAAACTTTGAAATATAAAACCAAAAAACTTATTTCTTAAGACAGCCAGCTGGCTGTCTTGCGCTTTAGATATTTCTTTACCTAAAAGCACATAAGAACCGCTTGTAGGCCTGTCTAAAATACCAATAATGTGTAAAAGTGTTGACTTACCTGAGCCAGACGCACCCATAATAGCAACAAATTCCCCCTTTGAAATTGACAGGGAAACACCATCAAGAGCGCGTACTTGAGTATCGCCCATTTTGTAAATTTTTTTAAGATTTTTAATTTCTATTATGCTCATTGTTTTTACTTGCCAAAAATACTGCCGATGCCGCCTCTCATTTGGTTTTTTTTGCTGCCTTTTGCACCTTGAGTACTTTTTACAAAAACCTTTTGGCCTTCTTGCAACCCTTCAATTATCTCAACATTTTTGTCATCTGATATGCCCACTTTTACGCGTTGTTTATAGCTTTTATTATCACCTGAACCAACCGCCAAAACAAACTTTTCACTGCCCTTTGTTATAACTGCTTCAGACGGCAACAATAGCGCGGCATCATTTTTATCGGAAACAAGTTCCACCGTGGCGCTCATACCCGAACGGAAAGTTTGCGGTACAATAACTGGTTTTATTTTTACACCATAAACGGTTACATTGTTTATAACAGTTGCCTCATAGTCAATGTGTTCTACTACACCCGGGAACTCTTTATCGGGCATAGAGTCAAGAGTTATGCTAACTTTTGCCGCAAGTTTCACATAACGCAAATCAGTTTCATCTACATTTGCCTGCACTATAAGTTGGTCTGCCAACACCAGCACCGACTCACTTGAGGTAACACTTTGGCCAGGCTCTTTTTGCCTGGCTATAACAAAACCATCAAGCGGAGAAACTATTGGGGTTGGCTTATAAATATCTTCCCACTCTTTTAATGCTTCGGTACCATTTAAGCGCACTGTGTCTAAAAGCGCGGCACGGTCTGAACTGCTCATCCAGGCAAGCACCTGGCCTTTTGATACTTTCTGGCCCTCAACAACCAATATTTCATCTAACCGGCCGCTTATTTGTGGTTTTAGTTCCAATCTATTTCTAGGGCTTACAGAACCATTTATGCGAACCTCCGACGAAATAGGCCCTACGACAACTTCAATAATCTCTTGAGCGTTCTCTTTGTCCTTTGGCTTTAAAAACAAAAATAAAGTAAATACCAGCGCTAATGATACAAGAGCAATTAAAGCTATTCTGATTTTTTTCACTTTCTACTCTCCTAATATATTTATCCAGCGCCCTTGCGCAATTGCGGCTTGTGTTTTTGAGCTAAGCAGCGTCTTTTGCGCAGTTATAAAATCGTTTTCAACTGTGTACCAGTCCTGATAAGTTGCCAAGCCGTTAATATACTTTGCAGTTATAATTTTTGATTGCTCTTGCGATGCCTCTAAATACTTTTGGCGCACAAGCAACTCTTCTTGCGCGGCTTGGTAAGTTTCTTTTGCTGAAAGCAGGTTTGTAAGCTTTTCCTGCTCTACTTTACGCAAATTTTCTTGGGCAATTTTAATATCTTTTGCCACTATATAAATATCATTTATACTGGAACCGCCGCTAAAAAACTCATACGAGATATTTAACGAAGAACTCAACTTGCCATTTTCTGGAGGCCAAATTGAATCACTTTTTGAGTAACCACTCTGCAGAGTTAACTTTGGCAAAAACTTGCTTTTGTAATATATTTCCTGCTCTTTTGTTTTTTTGTATTCAAATTGTGCATTTATATACTCAGGTGTTTGGTGTGCCAAATCAAGAAGATTATCTTGTAATTTTATATCTTTATTAAGCAAAAACTCGCCTTGTACATCAACCATACTGTCAAATTTTTCTACCGGCATACCCAACACCGCATAAAGCTCTGCTGTTACAACATTAATTTGCCTTAACGCTTGGGCGGCATCTATTTGTGCTTTTAACTTATCGGCCTCAACACGCAGCAAAGAACCCTTATCTTCTGTTCCGGCAGAGTACTTAATTTTTACAATTTCATAGTTTTTATCTCTTCGTTCTTTAATACTTTGTGCTAACTTATTATTCTTCGAAGCTGCCAGCAAATTTACAAATGCCTCGCGCAAAGAATACAAAACATCTGACACGCTTCTTTTTTGATTTTGTTGAGCCAAAAGTAAATTCACTTTGCCAATTCTTAATTGTGCAAGGTCACCAAATCCATTAAACAGCGACAATTGGCCTGATAGGCCCCAGCTGTACGAATCTGACACAGGAGAATTGTCAGGTTGGCTTTTGCCTGCCGAGGCAGACGCGGAAAGCGACGGCAAAAAAGATGAATATGTTTTATTATATTCAAGAGCGGCTTTGTTAACTGTTTGCTCAGCCGATATAAGCGATGGGTTTTGCGCCTTTGCCAAATTTACGGCCGCATCCCAGCTTAACGGCTCAGATGCAAAACAAACATTTGATAAGAACAAAACACAAATTAAAACTGCTGAAATTTTTTTCAATTAATCCCCACTTAAGAACTATGTTAATTCAAAAACATATAGCAGCTATCCCACATTACAACCACCAAAAAACAACCCGTTTACCTATTATTTTCGGTTAATGGGGGGATATACTTTTTGATTCATCTTTTTTGCTATCGTCCATATTGTTCTTCATATCTTTGTGATCTTTGCCATCGTCCATACCTTGTTCTTGCATAGGTGGTGGCGGCATATCTTCCATTGCTTCATCTTTTCCATCCTCATCCATCTTGCCTTTCATTT
Protein-coding sequences here:
- a CDS encoding efflux RND transporter periplasmic adaptor subunit, with the protein product MKKIRIALIALVSLALVFTLFLFLKPKDKENAQEIIEVVVGPISSEVRINGSVSPRNRLELKPQISGRLDEILVVEGQKVSKGQVLAWMSSSDRAALLDTVRLNGTEALKEWEDIYKPTPIVSPLDGFVIARQKEPGQSVTSSESVLVLADQLIVQANVDETDLRYVKLAAKVSITLDSMPDKEFPGVVEHIDYEATVINNVTVYGVKIKPVIVPQTFRSGMSATVELVSDKNDAALLLPSEAVITKGSEKFVLAVGSGDNKSYKQRVKVGISDDKNVEIIEGLQEGQKVFVKSTQGAKGSKKNQMRGGIGSIFGK
- a CDS encoding DEAD/DEAH box helicase; the protein is MPNTIINKEQRSFAGLGISPKILEILGKLKFTVPTPIQLKAIPVATQGHDLMGIAQTGTGKTLAFGIPMLQKIVEKGCRGLVVVPTRELAIQVEEALRPIGRFLGLRAAVIIGGASMYTQKQEISKKPHVIIATPGRLYDHLQHRSVKLDQFNIVVLDEGDRMLDMGFEPQIKQILHFVAKEKQTMLFSATMPENIVKIATSYMRTPVRIEVAVSGTTVEQIEQEVYLVHQESKRDLLRTILAEHAGPVLVFSRTKHGASKLAVAVTAMGHTAAEIHSDLNLSQRRRALESFKTGRCRVLIATDIAARGIDVKNISLVVNYDLPDDIENYTHRIGRTGRAGKVGKAISFATPDQRRDIYSIEEMIKKRLTIKEHASVARSSTSHTHSSRPFRGAGGGYGTPRAPQRRNLRDFPARFSRPANKR
- the crcB gene encoding fluoride efflux transporter CrcB, whose product is MVTFIELIIGGAIGTLARYTLAGVVYKGFGTSFPYGTIVVNLLGCFIIGFLSTIAEQKFVLGSGVRTFLMIGFCGAFTTFSTFIFETNGLIRDGEVMRAFVNVLVSVIAGFILFRLGVLLGEVI
- the radA gene encoding DNA repair protein RadA — encoded protein: MKTSKIKTIFRCQSCGYASSKWLGKCSDCGEWNTFVEEKEVPPLASVGRRGALTDFSSKVVALDKVSSENFIRTPSDIAEFDRILGGGVVKGSLILLGGPPGIGKSTLMLQACGALSKSAKVLYVSGEESLAQVKNRADRLGIKSSNLLLVSETNLENIIDALKKNLPEIVVIDSIQTTFRNDMTGAPGSVGQIRECTAEFLRAAKSKNITFFLLGHVTKEGDLAGPRVLEHIVDTVLYFETERQQIYRILRSYKNRFGPTSEIGVFEMTGNGLMEVKNPSLMFLGERHSQVPGNVVVPTMEGTRPLMLEIQALVARSNFGFPKRMVTGYDANRLTLIIAVLEKRAGLRLEASDVFVNVAGGIKIKETGADLGIACSIASAYNGFIPDATSVLIGEVGLGGEVRSVGHIPARLIEAEKLGFLRAIIPQSNMKNLSYSGKLKVIPVDTIEQAIKAIKQ
- a CDS encoding TolC family protein, whose protein sequence is MKKISAVLICVLFLSNVCFASEPLSWDAAVNLAKAQNPSLISAEQTVNKAALEYNKTYSSFLPSLSASASAGKSQPDNSPVSDSYSWGLSGQLSLFNGFGDLAQLRIGKVNLLLAQQNQKRSVSDVLYSLREAFVNLLAASKNNKLAQSIKERRDKNYEIVKIKYSAGTEDKGSLLRVEADKLKAQIDAAQALRQINVVTAELYAVLGMPVEKFDSMVDVQGEFLLNKDIKLQDNLLDLAHQTPEYINAQFEYKKTKEQEIYYKSKFLPKLTLQSGYSKSDSIWPPENGKLSSSLNISYEFFSGGSSINDIYIVAKDIKIAQENLRKVEQEKLTNLLSAKETYQAAQEELLVRQKYLEASQEQSKIITAKYINGLATYQDWYTVENDFITAQKTLLSSKTQAAIAQGRWINILGE
- a CDS encoding DUF190 domain-containing protein → MKTQSTEKLLRIFISEKDKHNSKPLYEEIILLAKKHGMTGASAIKGFIGFGVKSHIHTAKLLELSENLPIIIEIIDSEEKINSFLQVLDGVLQDGLVTLENVNTIRYLK
- a CDS encoding ABC transporter permease; protein product: MSIIEIKNLKKIYKMGDTQVRALDGVSLSISKGEFVAIMGASGSGKSTLLHIIGILDRPTSGSYVLLGKEISKAQDSQLAVLRNKFFGFIFQSFNLLARLSAVENVMLPLIYSDGEKKDDSVAKKLLEKVGLGSRLWHKPKEMSGGQQQRVAIARALVNNPELILADEPTGNLDTKSASEIINILKELNKSGITIVMVTHEPDLAAAATRVIRLQDGLIISDTKPDTVADTEYKTITPTDSKNTQKHKLLKTYRVKEYFTQATRALYSNKTRTMLSMLGILIGVTGLIAMLALGTGAKEATKKQMMSLGSNLLMIHSASHSRGGVNYEAGASTRLTVEDAIAIKSSIPSVSKIVPYANGRVQAVYGSKNANTRVEGVTPDYESVKSASPSSGRFFSEIENTQRARVAILGQTVAKALFNGENPIGEFIKINRTDFQVIGILPTKGSSGFRDEDDKIVVPVNTSMKRLFGTENIDSIEAQISSQEEMDEASTQISALLVRLHRLPTNGEDAFDIRNMADIQKTVNATMNIFSTLLGSVAFVSLLVGGIGIMNIMLVSVTERTKEIGLRKAIGANERDILLQFMLEAVVVCIIGGVIGILLGSGIAKALSVFAGWTTKVSLSSIVLAFIFSAVVGVVFGTWPAKKAAALSPIDALRYE